A region from the Planctomycetia bacterium genome encodes:
- a CDS encoding histidine triad nucleotide-binding protein, which produces MTSQTDQDWAHSLLRQFPCTRSCSSLCWKNRCGAVHCQQVFYDRSLHVLPVNIFQKIINREIPAKIIHEDDISLAFHDINAQAPVHVLIIPKKVIRTHDDIGVEDQATLGHLHLVAQKLARQLNLTEGYRLVLNCKEQAGQTVPHLHMHLLGGRDLAWPPG; this is translated from the coding sequence ATGACATCACAAACGGACCAAGATTGGGCCCATAGCCTGCTTCGTCAATTCCCATGTACCAGGTCATGCTCATCCTTGTGCTGGAAGAATCGATGCGGTGCTGTACATTGTCAGCAGGTGTTTTATGACAGGAGCTTGCATGTGCTTCCAGTAAATATCTTCCAGAAGATTATTAATCGAGAAATACCTGCCAAGATTATTCATGAAGATGATATCAGCCTGGCGTTTCATGACATCAACGCCCAGGCACCTGTCCATGTATTGATCATTCCCAAAAAGGTCATCAGAACACATGATGACATCGGCGTGGAAGATCAAGCAACCTTGGGGCATCTCCACCTGGTAGCACAAAAACTGGCCAGGCAATTAAATCTAACAGAAGGTTATCGCCTGGTGCTGAATTGCAAAGAGCAGGCAGGCCAAACCGTGCCTCATCTTCATATGCACCTGCTGGGTGGACGCGATCTCGCGTGGCCTCCCGGTTAA
- a CDS encoding PIG-L family deacetylase translates to MIPDHAPQSIDVLAVAPHPDDLEITCGGALAKLVQQGKTVAMLDLTSGEPTPRGTFELRQQEAEAARVALGVPYRFNLNLPNRVLMDSPENRFALGTAFRKLRPSVVIVMAGRTPAASPDHHQGHMLVEASRFYSQLTKWDDRFAGTSPYRVPHLVYAVIPFDAEQRQWHGSFILDVSDVYEKKLASIRCYGSQFDEPRLKKLEHFLKAHNAYLGGRCGFMYGEQYALPTPIGSKDFMTTVQGGAASSAPVQLPGKDHLPLG, encoded by the coding sequence ATGATTCCTGATCATGCTCCTCAGTCAATTGATGTTCTTGCAGTGGCGCCGCATCCGGATGATCTTGAAATAACCTGTGGCGGAGCGTTGGCCAAGCTGGTTCAGCAGGGCAAAACCGTTGCCATGCTTGACTTGACCTCAGGTGAACCAACGCCGCGGGGCACGTTTGAATTGCGGCAGCAGGAAGCTGAAGCAGCCAGAGTAGCCTTAGGTGTTCCGTATCGGTTTAATCTCAACTTGCCGAACCGTGTGTTGATGGACAGTCCGGAAAATCGTTTTGCCCTTGGTACGGCGTTTCGAAAACTACGACCATCGGTAGTTATCGTGATGGCAGGAAGAACTCCAGCAGCTTCTCCTGACCATCACCAGGGTCACATGCTGGTGGAAGCCTCACGCTTTTATTCGCAATTGACCAAATGGGATGATCGATTTGCTGGCACTTCGCCGTACCGTGTTCCACACCTTGTATATGCAGTGATCCCCTTTGATGCTGAACAACGGCAATGGCATGGCAGCTTTATACTTGATGTCAGTGATGTCTATGAAAAGAAACTGGCATCTATTCGCTGCTACGGTTCCCAGTTTGACGAGCCGCGATTGAAGAAACTGGAGCACTTCCTCAAAGCTCACAATGCCTATCTGGGAGGCAGATGTGGTTTCATGTACGGTGAGCAATATGCATTGCCAACACCAATTGGTTCAAAAGACTTTATGACAACAGTGCAGGGCGGTGCGGCCAGTTCTGCCCCGGTGCAGTTACCCGGGAAAGACCATTTACCGTTGGGTTAA